The Flavobacterium sp. N2270 genome contains the following window.
CTCTGCAGCAGTCGTAAAAGGCATTAAATCGAAATCTTGAGCCAAATATTTCATAAAAGACATTCCGGGAACTAAATTATACTTAGGACCTAAAACTTCCGCATCATTCCAAAATATTTTTCCCTCATCTAAATCTTCAAGTCCATAAATCACTTTTAACAAAGTACTTTTCCCACTCCCACTTTCGCCAATAAGTGAAATATGTTTCCCTTTCTCAACTGAAAAAGATATATTATTGAGAATTTTAGATTTATCGTATGAAAAAACAACATTAGTTAATGAGAGCATCTTTTTAAAATTTTAAGCAAAAGTATAAAGAAAATACAGGAATTCTGGTTCAAAAAAATCGATTAAAAAATAATTTTCATATTCTATTTATTAATTATATATTGCACAACCCTAAATTATTAACCAATTTACGATGAAAAAAAACTTATTTGCTTTAGCAATTATATTAGGCGCATTATTATCACCTAATCTTTCAAATGCACAATTTGGAGTTGAATTAAATTATGGAATGAACGGTTCTTATGAACCAAGCTATAGTGGTTTCACACACTTTGGAGGTGGTGTAAGCTATAATTTTAATGAAACTTTTGGAGCAAAAATAGATTTTGCTTCTGATAAGTTTTCTATTAAGAATGATTTTGGAACTGAAACTGGAACTTCTAACACAAGAATATCTTTACAAGGTGTAGTTAATGTTTCTAATTTAATTGATGATCGTTCATTTTACAACAACTTTCAACTGTTAGCACATGCTGGTGCGGGTTTGTCAATTTTAAAATCTGACATAAATACAACAGGAACTGACCATATTTTAAATGTTATTATTGGTGTAAATCCTCAATATAAAGTAGCAGAAGGGTTATATCTAGGAATTGACGCATCATTTATTGCAAATATTTCTCAACATTATAATTTTGACGGTACA
Protein-coding sequences here:
- a CDS encoding outer membrane beta-barrel protein, which codes for MKKNLFALAIILGALLSPNLSNAQFGVELNYGMNGSYEPSYSGFTHFGGGVSYNFNETFGAKIDFASDKFSIKNDFGTETGTSNTRISLQGVVNVSNLIDDRSFYNNFQLLAHAGAGLSILKSDINTTGTDHILNVIIGVNPQYKVAEGLYLGIDASFIANISQHYNFDGTSTYVGDDVNSITGLMYNISATVSYKFGDNY